A portion of the Streptomyces sp. NBC_00376 genome contains these proteins:
- a CDS encoding IS701 family transposase: MRADELALCRGRLEEFAGEVFASLRRADQRVKGRLYLRGLLLDGRRKSMQPMAGRLGVDHQQLQQFMTSSTWPVGTVRAGLARRAVGVVRPQVWVVDDTGFPKDGVSSPGVARQYSGTLGKVGNCQIGVSVHAASGTASCPLSWRLFLPQSWDSPEAADRRAHCRIPDEERHRPKWQLALDMLDELAAVGLWPAVLVADAGYGANADFRHALEDRGLAYALQVKGELTAHAEAAKPHQPPYGGLGPRPLPRYRTRPLSLREHVLAAGRDKAVTVTWRKGSKAAMTSRFVFLRIRLAGRRPKPAPDGVIGLTWLIAQWPKGEDEPVKYWISNLPADIPARDLARLAKLRWRIEHDYRELKTTLGLDHFEGRSFTGWHRHVTLVTAAHLFLTEQRTCPKVPARA; the protein is encoded by the coding sequence ATGAGGGCGGATGAACTCGCTTTGTGTCGTGGCCGGTTGGAGGAGTTCGCCGGGGAGGTGTTCGCTTCGCTGAGACGTGCTGACCAGCGGGTGAAGGGCCGGTTGTATCTGCGGGGTCTGTTGCTGGACGGGCGTCGGAAGTCGATGCAGCCGATGGCTGGGCGTCTGGGTGTGGACCATCAGCAGTTGCAGCAGTTCATGACGTCCTCGACCTGGCCGGTGGGCACAGTCCGCGCGGGGTTGGCCCGCCGTGCGGTCGGGGTGGTGCGTCCGCAGGTGTGGGTGGTGGACGACACCGGCTTCCCCAAGGACGGAGTGTCCTCGCCCGGGGTGGCCCGGCAGTACTCCGGCACCCTGGGCAAGGTCGGCAACTGCCAGATCGGCGTCAGCGTCCATGCCGCCTCCGGCACCGCATCCTGCCCGCTCTCGTGGCGGCTGTTCCTGCCCCAGAGCTGGGACAGCCCAGAAGCGGCGGACCGGCGGGCCCACTGCCGGATCCCCGACGAAGAGCGTCACCGGCCGAAGTGGCAGCTCGCGCTGGACATGCTCGACGAACTGGCAGCGGTCGGACTGTGGCCCGCGGTGCTGGTCGCGGATGCCGGCTACGGCGCGAACGCCGACTTCCGGCACGCGCTGGAAGACCGGGGCCTGGCCTACGCACTGCAGGTCAAGGGCGAACTGACCGCTCATGCCGAGGCGGCCAAGCCCCACCAGCCGCCCTACGGTGGGCTCGGTCCCAGGCCGCTGCCCCGCTACCGAACCCGCCCACTCAGCCTGCGCGAACACGTCCTGGCCGCCGGCCGCGACAAAGCGGTGACGGTCACCTGGCGCAAGGGCTCCAAAGCCGCGATGACCTCCCGCTTCGTGTTCCTGCGCATCCGGCTCGCGGGACGCCGTCCAAAGCCCGCTCCCGACGGTGTCATCGGCCTGACCTGGCTGATCGCCCAGTGGCCCAAGGGTGAGGACGAGCCGGTCAAGTACTGGATATCCAACCTGCCAGCCGACATCCCGGCCCGGGATCTGGCCCGCCTCGCGAAGTTACGGTGGCGCATCGAGCACGACTACCGCGAGCTGAAGACCACCCTCGGACTCGACCACTTCGAAGGCCGCTCATTCACCGGCTGGCACCGCCACGTCACCCTCGTCACCGCCGCCCACCTGTTCCTGACCGAACAGCGGACCTGCCCAAAAGTCCCTGCCAGGGCCTGA
- a CDS encoding GNAT family N-acetyltransferase — protein MNELTIRPRADSHMQGCVQALATVHASDRYPVDWPVDPEGWLTPRSMLDAWVAVEGSAVLGHVVLARPGETLAMAVGLPSHRLVSVARFFVSAGARRRGVAARLLDKAIEAAAADGLRPVLEVEAGAIAAINLYERAGWRYVGSSAADWMTADGRVAQMRSYVAP, from the coding sequence GTGAATGAACTGACGATTCGTCCTCGCGCCGATAGCCACATGCAGGGCTGCGTCCAGGCGCTCGCCACGGTCCATGCGTCAGATCGCTATCCAGTGGATTGGCCTGTCGATCCGGAGGGTTGGCTGACTCCCCGAAGCATGCTCGATGCCTGGGTGGCCGTCGAAGGTTCGGCTGTCCTGGGGCATGTGGTCCTCGCTCGTCCCGGGGAGACGCTGGCTATGGCTGTCGGGCTGCCTTCGCACCGTCTGGTGTCCGTGGCGCGGTTCTTCGTCAGTGCTGGTGCCCGCAGACGAGGGGTGGCCGCGAGGCTGCTGGACAAGGCGATCGAAGCAGCTGCAGCCGACGGACTCAGGCCTGTTCTGGAAGTCGAAGCCGGGGCGATCGCCGCCATCAACCTCTACGAGCGTGCCGGATGGCGATACGTCGGCAGTTCCGCAGCTGACTGGATGACAGCCGACGGACGTGTCGCGCAGATGCGTTCTTACGTTGCTCCCTAA
- a CDS encoding fumarylacetoacetate hydrolase family protein: MKLATVEHDRVERTALVLDQGERLLLLDRAHRLVTGEHAPALTTMQTIIDGGEPVRQTLQRLAEQAPSEAVVPASEVRWLSPLPRPVQIRDFGSFMDHFRNARSRIQGIPADQVELPAIMLERPLYYVTNRLSVTGHDSDIHWPAYSSVRDYELEFACVLGRGGTDIPTADAPSYIFGYTIFNDFSARDTQLEEIATGLGLSKSKDFTDSNVLGPWIVTADELSDPYLLTMTARINGEEASRGTSADMHHTFADMIAFASQSTRLHAGEILCSGTVPTGCGLEHGRFLEPGDTVELEVSGLGVLRNRVVS; this comes from the coding sequence GTGAAACTCGCAACCGTGGAGCACGACCGCGTCGAGCGGACCGCGCTCGTACTCGATCAGGGCGAGCGCCTGTTGCTGCTCGACCGAGCCCACCGCCTGGTGACCGGCGAGCACGCCCCCGCGCTGACCACCATGCAGACAATCATCGACGGCGGCGAACCCGTGCGGCAGACCCTGCAGCGGCTTGCCGAACAGGCGCCGTCCGAAGCGGTCGTCCCCGCGTCCGAGGTGCGCTGGCTGTCCCCGCTGCCCAGGCCCGTACAGATCCGGGACTTCGGCAGTTTCATGGATCACTTCCGCAATGCCCGCTCCCGGATCCAGGGCATCCCGGCCGACCAGGTCGAACTACCCGCCATCATGCTCGAACGCCCGCTGTACTACGTGACCAACCGGCTCTCCGTGACCGGCCACGACAGCGACATCCACTGGCCCGCGTACTCCTCGGTGCGGGACTACGAGCTGGAGTTCGCCTGCGTGCTGGGCCGCGGCGGCACGGACATCCCCACGGCGGACGCTCCGTCATACATCTTCGGCTACACAATCTTCAACGACTTCAGCGCCCGCGACACCCAGCTGGAGGAGATCGCCACCGGGCTGGGCCTGAGCAAGAGCAAGGACTTCACCGACTCGAACGTCCTGGGCCCGTGGATCGTCACCGCCGACGAGCTCAGCGACCCGTACCTGCTCACGATGACCGCCCGCATCAACGGTGAGGAGGCCAGCCGGGGCACGTCCGCCGACATGCACCACACCTTCGCCGACATGATCGCCTTCGCCTCCCAGTCGACCCGGCTGCACGCCGGAGAGATCCTGTGCTCGGGCACCGTGCCCACCGGCTGTGGACTGGAGCACGGTCGCTTCCTGGAACCCGGCGACACCGTGGAACTCGAAGTCTCCGGCCTGGGCGTGCTGCGCAACCGGGTCGTGTCATGA
- a CDS encoding sensor histidine kinase, whose product MDRGRFGVPAGVWDWAVAVGVAALLVGTGLSGESSTASRYLLGYALLAGGGLALAAGSRAPLLVLAVTGLCAVGYQAAGFDVLAVSYLVAVYGAVRAGHRALTVAASVTMLVALHLTALVFQDEPVREAFGRGSGVLEIAWLIAAFAAGEAVRQAERRAEEAERTREETARRRADEERLRIARELHDSLTHQISVIKVQAEVAVHVARRLGEQVPEALLAIQEAGREASRELRATLEALRDDDTTPPRGLDDVVELVERTRTLGLDATLTIDGRQHDVPAAVDRTVYRIVQEALTNIARHADATTAAVRIDCLSDSLAIRIDDDGKATPATAPLPGLGLLGMRERVTALGGRLRAEPRDGGGFTVQAELPVERTS is encoded by the coding sequence ATGGACAGAGGACGGTTCGGTGTCCCGGCCGGTGTCTGGGACTGGGCGGTCGCCGTCGGCGTGGCGGCGCTGCTGGTGGGCACCGGGCTGTCCGGTGAGAGCTCCACGGCGAGCAGGTACCTGCTCGGCTATGCGCTCCTGGCGGGCGGCGGGCTGGCGCTGGCCGCCGGCAGCCGGGCTCCGCTTCTGGTCCTGGCCGTTACCGGGCTGTGTGCGGTGGGGTATCAGGCGGCCGGTTTCGACGTGCTCGCCGTCTCGTATCTGGTCGCGGTGTACGGCGCGGTGCGGGCCGGGCACCGCGCCCTCACCGTGGCGGCGTCCGTCACCATGCTGGTCGCTCTCCACCTCACGGCGCTGGTCTTCCAGGACGAGCCGGTGCGGGAGGCGTTCGGGCGGGGCAGCGGCGTGCTCGAGATCGCCTGGCTGATCGCCGCCTTCGCCGCGGGGGAGGCGGTGCGGCAGGCCGAGCGGCGGGCGGAGGAGGCCGAGCGGACCCGGGAGGAGACCGCGCGGCGTCGCGCCGATGAGGAGCGGCTGCGCATCGCGCGGGAACTGCACGATTCGCTCACTCATCAGATCTCGGTCATCAAGGTGCAGGCCGAAGTCGCGGTCCATGTGGCCCGCAGACTCGGCGAACAGGTGCCGGAAGCGCTGCTTGCGATCCAGGAGGCCGGACGCGAGGCCAGCCGGGAACTGCGGGCCACGCTGGAGGCGTTGCGCGACGACGACACGACCCCGCCGCGCGGGCTCGATGACGTTGTGGAACTGGTGGAAAGAACCCGGACGTTGGGCCTGGACGCCACGCTGACGATCGACGGGCGGCAGCACGACGTACCGGCCGCGGTGGACCGGACCGTCTACCGGATCGTGCAGGAGGCGCTCACCAATATCGCCCGGCACGCCGACGCCACCACCGCGGCGGTCCGCATCGACTGCCTATCGGATTCCCTCGCCATTCGCATCGACGACGACGGCAAGGCGACGCCGGCCACCGCCCCGCTGCCCGGCCTCGGGCTGCTCGGCATGCGCGAACGCGTCACCGCCCTCGGAGGCCGGCTACGCGCCGAACCACGTGACGGGGGCGGCTTCACCGTCCAGGCCGAGCTCCCCGTGGAGCGGACGTCGTGA
- a CDS encoding cyclase family protein, translated as MELIDLTRTLDPADRERLPEQLRALAPVIAPAVAYAHPTGEGREQFAAAMHCSVEDLPDGEGWGAELLTDFNSHLGTHVDAPLHYGSTCEGRPARTITDIALDELWCEALVLDLRDRCEPDAPITVEALESALADNGAPVPAGGAVLLRTGQERYGLSDPEFFRYPGMSRESTLFLADLGAKVLGTDAAGWDLSFSVMAGKFRDSGDNSVLWDGHRAGREREVFIVQQLTNLAALPPSGFRVAFFPIKIARASAAPARVVAFV; from the coding sequence ATGGAACTGATCGACCTCACCAGGACGCTGGACCCCGCCGACCGCGAGCGGCTCCCCGAGCAGCTGCGCGCGCTCGCCCCGGTGATCGCGCCGGCCGTGGCCTACGCGCACCCGACGGGCGAGGGCCGAGAGCAGTTCGCCGCCGCCATGCACTGCAGCGTCGAGGACCTGCCCGACGGCGAGGGCTGGGGCGCGGAACTGCTCACCGACTTCAACTCCCACCTCGGCACCCACGTCGACGCCCCGCTGCACTACGGCTCGACCTGCGAGGGCAGGCCCGCCCGCACCATCACCGACATCGCCCTGGACGAGCTGTGGTGCGAGGCGCTCGTGCTGGACCTGCGCGACCGATGCGAACCGGACGCCCCGATCACCGTCGAGGCGCTGGAGTCCGCCCTCGCCGACAACGGCGCCCCGGTCCCGGCCGGCGGAGCGGTCCTGCTGCGCACCGGCCAGGAGCGGTACGGGCTGTCCGACCCCGAGTTCTTCCGCTACCCGGGCATGAGCCGCGAGTCGACGTTGTTCCTGGCCGACCTCGGGGCCAAGGTCCTGGGCACCGACGCCGCGGGCTGGGACCTGAGCTTCTCCGTGATGGCGGGCAAGTTCCGCGACAGCGGCGACAACTCCGTGCTGTGGGACGGCCACCGGGCCGGCCGCGAGCGGGAGGTCTTCATCGTCCAGCAGCTGACGAACCTTGCCGCGCTGCCCCCGTCGGGGTTCCGGGTGGCGTTCTTCCCGATCAAGATCGCCCGCGCGAGCGCCGCCCCGGCCCGCGTCGTGGCCTTCGTCTGA
- a CDS encoding response regulator, translated as MIRVLLVDDQPLIRSGFRALLDLEGDIEMVAEAADGIEGLELVKEHLPDVALIDIQMPVSDGIEATRRIAADPALAGVHVVILTNYGLDEYVFDALRAGAAGFLVKDVVPVDFLHAVRVAARGDALLAPSITRKLINRYVAQPLSTDTGAGLEELTNREREAVVLVAQGLSNDEIADRMVISPLTAKAHINRAMTKLQARDRAQLVVFAYESGLVAPRNP; from the coding sequence GTGATCCGTGTCCTGCTGGTCGACGACCAGCCCCTCATTCGCAGCGGATTTCGCGCCCTCCTCGACCTCGAGGGCGACATCGAGATGGTGGCCGAGGCCGCCGACGGCATCGAGGGCCTGGAACTCGTCAAGGAGCACCTGCCCGACGTCGCGCTCATCGACATCCAGATGCCGGTCAGCGACGGCATCGAGGCAACCCGGCGCATCGCCGCGGACCCGGCCCTGGCCGGGGTGCACGTGGTCATCCTGACCAACTACGGCCTGGACGAGTACGTCTTCGACGCCCTGCGTGCCGGCGCTGCCGGTTTCCTGGTCAAGGACGTGGTGCCGGTGGACTTCCTGCACGCCGTACGCGTCGCCGCTCGTGGCGATGCCCTGCTCGCGCCCTCGATCACCCGCAAGCTGATCAACCGGTACGTTGCCCAGCCGCTCTCTACCGACACCGGCGCTGGGCTGGAGGAACTGACCAACCGCGAACGCGAGGCCGTTGTCCTGGTCGCGCAGGGTCTGTCCAACGACGAGATCGCCGACCGCATGGTGATCAGCCCGCTGACCGCGAAAGCCCATATCAATCGGGCCATGACCAAGCTCCAGGCTCGTGACCGCGCCCAACTCGTGGTCTTCGCCTACGAGTCCGGCCTGGTGGCCCCACGCAACCCTTGA
- a CDS encoding TetR/AcrR family transcriptional regulator, which translates to MGATRKQEISAETQRRLVAAAWELAAEGGSAAASVQAVAERSGISRGSVAWHFGSKDGLLKAVIEEAFRWGSDFMRERLAAAGPDAGIEALIEANFALMSRPEAHIFSTLLIEAVSRESALRTTYAEEYAKIRGLYADHLRATGAHVTDPEAVAAALLGGTLGINIQHRLDPAMNRRRAVTAMTGIYTDALSGTRPDTPSGT; encoded by the coding sequence GTGGGTGCGACCCGCAAGCAGGAGATCTCCGCCGAGACCCAGCGCCGGCTGGTGGCCGCCGCGTGGGAACTCGCCGCCGAGGGCGGGTCCGCCGCGGCGTCCGTCCAGGCCGTGGCGGAGCGCTCCGGCATCAGCCGGGGCTCCGTGGCCTGGCACTTCGGCTCGAAGGACGGGCTGCTGAAGGCGGTGATCGAGGAAGCGTTCCGATGGGGCTCGGACTTCATGCGCGAACGCCTGGCCGCCGCCGGGCCGGACGCCGGAATCGAGGCGCTGATCGAGGCGAACTTCGCCCTGATGTCCCGGCCCGAGGCGCACATCTTCTCGACACTCCTGATCGAGGCGGTGAGCCGCGAGTCGGCCCTGCGCACGACGTACGCCGAGGAGTACGCCAAGATCCGCGGCCTGTACGCCGACCACCTGCGCGCGACCGGTGCGCACGTCACCGACCCGGAGGCCGTCGCGGCGGCACTGCTCGGCGGCACCCTGGGAATCAACATCCAGCACCGCCTGGACCCGGCCATGAACCGCCGACGGGCTGTGACCGCTATGACGGGCATCTACACGGACGCGCTGTCCGGAACCAGACCTGACACCCCGTCCGGCACCTGA